A window of Phyllopteryx taeniolatus isolate TA_2022b chromosome 19, UOR_Ptae_1.2, whole genome shotgun sequence contains these coding sequences:
- the mazb gene encoding myc-associated zinc finger protein isoform X1, with product MDAAWSNFLFQVGLNAPTQNQVEGSLQSELMSVHTSSPQTPPTEHIAQPPSTVDTTALKEEPMPIEPCGSDLHPAATSLVKPISRPARVPHICAICNKQFKNNYNLRRHQSVHTGRPANQNPTPVRKNHACETCGKAFRDVYHLNRHRLSHSDEKPFSCPICQQRFKRKDRMSHHVRSHQGGVEKPYICPHCSKAFSRPDHLNSHVRQVHSSERPFKCPTCESSFATKDRLRAHMIRHEEKVPCHICGKLLSAAYITDHMRVHNQSQHHVCHLCNRSFTTLTYLRVHAQKHHGQEWKDSPGGFGGTTSGGVLVCHLCGVHCKTPTQLQGHMGTHSNSQAAQSPGASSVVASSSISLSNMVTAPTVYVTGGTVVDLLVTDCSSIAAPQSQS from the exons ATGGATGCTGCGTGGAGTAATTTCCTCTTCCAGGTAGGCTTG AATGCTCCCACCCAAAACCAAGTGGAGGGGAGCCTCCAATCGGAGCTCATGTCGGTTCATACGAGCTCTCCCCAAACCCCACCCACCGAGCACATAGCTCAGCCTCCCTCCACCGTGGACACCACCGCTCTCAAAGAGGAGCCCATGCCCATTGAGCCCTGTGGATCGGATCTGCACCCTGCTGCGACTTCATTAG TGAAGCCCATATCCCGACCAGCCCGCGTGCCGCACATCTGTGCCATTTGCAACAAGCAGTTCAAGAACAACTACAACCTTCGGCGGCACCAGTCGGTCCACACAGGG CGGCCCGCAAATCAGAACCCCACACCAGTGAGGAAGAACCACGCGTGCGAGACGTGCGGGAAAGCCTTCCGCGACGTTTACCACCTCAACCGCCACCGCCTGTCGCACTCTGACGAGAAGCCCTTCTCCTGTCCCATCTGCCAGCAGCGCTTCAAGAGGAAGGACCGCATGAGTCACCATGTGCGCTCCCACCAGGGCGGCGTAGAGAAGCCCTACATTTGCCCTCACTGCAGCAAGGCTTTCTCAAG GCCTGACCATCTCAACAGTCACGTGCGACAGGTGCACTCATCAGAGCGGCCCTTCAAATGCCCG ACATGCGAGTCCAGCTTTGCCACCAAGGACCGCTTGCGTGCGCACATGATTCGCCACGAGGAGAAGGTCCCGTGCCACATCTGCGGCAAGCTCCTGTCGGCCGCTTACATCACAGATCACATGAGGGTGCACAACCAGTCGCAGCACCACGTCTGTCATCTGTGCAACCGCA GCTTCACCACGCTGACGTACCTGCGCGTCCACGCCCAGAAGCACCATGGCCAGGAGTGGAAGGACAGCCCAGGAGGATTCGGCGGCACGACGTCCGGCGGCGTGCTCGTCTGCCATCTGTGCGGCGTCCACTGCAAAACGCCAACCCAGCTCCAGGGCCACATGGGCACCCACAGCAACAGCCAGGCCGCCCAGAGCCCCGGCGCCTCTAGCGTCGTCGCCAGCAGCTCCATTTCCCTCAGCAACATGGTGACGGCGCCCACCGTGTACGtcacgggcggcacggtggtggaCCTGCTGGTCACGGACTGCTCTAGCATTGCAGCGCCACAGTCGCAGAGTTAG
- the mazb gene encoding myc-associated zinc finger protein isoform X2, protein MDAAWSNFLFQNAPTQNQVEGSLQSELMSVHTSSPQTPPTEHIAQPPSTVDTTALKEEPMPIEPCGSDLHPAATSLVKPISRPARVPHICAICNKQFKNNYNLRRHQSVHTGRPANQNPTPVRKNHACETCGKAFRDVYHLNRHRLSHSDEKPFSCPICQQRFKRKDRMSHHVRSHQGGVEKPYICPHCSKAFSRPDHLNSHVRQVHSSERPFKCPTCESSFATKDRLRAHMIRHEEKVPCHICGKLLSAAYITDHMRVHNQSQHHVCHLCNRSFTTLTYLRVHAQKHHGQEWKDSPGGFGGTTSGGVLVCHLCGVHCKTPTQLQGHMGTHSNSQAAQSPGASSVVASSSISLSNMVTAPTVYVTGGTVVDLLVTDCSSIAAPQSQS, encoded by the exons ATGGATGCTGCGTGGAGTAATTTCCTCTTCCAG AATGCTCCCACCCAAAACCAAGTGGAGGGGAGCCTCCAATCGGAGCTCATGTCGGTTCATACGAGCTCTCCCCAAACCCCACCCACCGAGCACATAGCTCAGCCTCCCTCCACCGTGGACACCACCGCTCTCAAAGAGGAGCCCATGCCCATTGAGCCCTGTGGATCGGATCTGCACCCTGCTGCGACTTCATTAG TGAAGCCCATATCCCGACCAGCCCGCGTGCCGCACATCTGTGCCATTTGCAACAAGCAGTTCAAGAACAACTACAACCTTCGGCGGCACCAGTCGGTCCACACAGGG CGGCCCGCAAATCAGAACCCCACACCAGTGAGGAAGAACCACGCGTGCGAGACGTGCGGGAAAGCCTTCCGCGACGTTTACCACCTCAACCGCCACCGCCTGTCGCACTCTGACGAGAAGCCCTTCTCCTGTCCCATCTGCCAGCAGCGCTTCAAGAGGAAGGACCGCATGAGTCACCATGTGCGCTCCCACCAGGGCGGCGTAGAGAAGCCCTACATTTGCCCTCACTGCAGCAAGGCTTTCTCAAG GCCTGACCATCTCAACAGTCACGTGCGACAGGTGCACTCATCAGAGCGGCCCTTCAAATGCCCG ACATGCGAGTCCAGCTTTGCCACCAAGGACCGCTTGCGTGCGCACATGATTCGCCACGAGGAGAAGGTCCCGTGCCACATCTGCGGCAAGCTCCTGTCGGCCGCTTACATCACAGATCACATGAGGGTGCACAACCAGTCGCAGCACCACGTCTGTCATCTGTGCAACCGCA GCTTCACCACGCTGACGTACCTGCGCGTCCACGCCCAGAAGCACCATGGCCAGGAGTGGAAGGACAGCCCAGGAGGATTCGGCGGCACGACGTCCGGCGGCGTGCTCGTCTGCCATCTGTGCGGCGTCCACTGCAAAACGCCAACCCAGCTCCAGGGCCACATGGGCACCCACAGCAACAGCCAGGCCGCCCAGAGCCCCGGCGCCTCTAGCGTCGTCGCCAGCAGCTCCATTTCCCTCAGCAACATGGTGACGGCGCCCACCGTGTACGtcacgggcggcacggtggtggaCCTGCTGGTCACGGACTGCTCTAGCATTGCAGCGCCACAGTCGCAGAGTTAG